One genomic window of Medicago truncatula cultivar Jemalong A17 chromosome 1, MtrunA17r5.0-ANR, whole genome shotgun sequence includes the following:
- the LOC25480382 gene encoding bZIP transcription factor TGA10 produces the protein MGFSLAFEEAEQQEQVDASFLGTNNNSMLMASKNSHESLQQQQNLLHHHQQQQQNQHHPHHMHDHQISFGMMPSSSSSSMPSNYLNKDSSAYDLGELDQAFFLYLDGQAQADPSNVPDQRQNSSSSGMKPPPTLNIFPSQPMHVAPPPSNSKVSMGLTSPITSGSKKPSQPSMELANQRNENPSAPAPPKPVKKENNRKGTTSSSEHEGPKTPDPKTLRRLAQNREAARKSRLRKKAYVQQLETSRIKLNQLEQELQRARAQGVLMGGGAVLGGDQGIPISLNSISSEAAMFDVEYGRWLEEHHRLVCELRAALDEHLHENELRLYVENCLAHYDQVINLKNILARTDVFHLVFGMWKTPAERCFMWIGGFRPSELIKIIVSQIEPLTEHQILGICGLQQSTQEAEEALSQGLDALNQSLSETITSDSLSNPPNMANYMGQMALAMNKLSTLESFVRQADNLRHQTVHRLHQLLTVRQAARCLVAMSEYFHRLRALSSLWLTRPRQE, from the exons ATGGGGTTTTCTTTGGCTTTTGAAGAAGCTGAACAACAAGAACAAGTAGATGCAAGTTTTTTAGGTACAAATAACAATTCTATGCTCATGGCTTCCAAAAACTCACATGAAtctcttcaacaacaacaaaatcttcttcatcatcatcaacaacaacaacagaatcAACATCATCCTCATCATATGCATGACCATCAAATTTCTTTTGGAATGAtgccatcttcatcttcatcctctaTGCCTAGCAACTActt AAACAAAGATTCAAGTGCTTATGATTTAGGTGAATTGGATCAAGCATTTTTTTTGTATCTAGATGGACAAGCACAAGCTGATCCTTCTAATGTTCCAGATCAAAGAC agaattcatcatcatcagGAATGAAACCACCACCAACTCTTAACATTTTCCCATCTCAACCAATGCATGTAGCACCACCACCATCTAATTCAAAg GTTAGCATGGGATTAACCTCTCCAATAACAAGTGGCTCCAAAAAACCATCTCAACCGTCCATGGAGTTGGCAAACCAACGAAATGAAAACCCTTCTGCACCTGCACCACCAAAACCTGTCAAG AAAGAGAATAATCGCAAGGGTACAACTTCAAGTTCTGAACATGAAGGACCAAAAACACCAGATCCTAag ACTCTTAGAAGACTTGCTCAGAATAGAGAGGCAGCAAGAAAAAGCAGGCTTAGGAAAAAG GCTTATGTTCAGCAGCTAGAAACAAGTAGGATTAAGCTTAATCAGCTTGAACAAGAGTTACAGCGTGCTAGAGCTCAA gGCGTGTTAATGGGTGGAGGTGCAGTTTTGGGAGGAGACCAAGGAATTCCAATTTCTCTGAATAGCATTAGCTCAG AGGCTGCAATGTTTGATGTGGAGTATGGGAGGTGGTTAGAGGAGCATCACAGGCTAGTGTGTGAGCTAAGAGCAGCACTAGATGAACATTTGCATGAAAATGAGCTTAGGTTATATGTGGAAAATTGTTTGGCTCACTATGATCAAGTAATTAACCTCAAAAATATTCTAGCTAGAACAGATGTGTTCCATCTTGTTTTTGGAATGTGGAAAACCCCAGCTGAACGTTGCTTCATGTGGATTGGTGGATTCAGACCATCTGAACTCATTAAG ATAATTGTAAGTCAAATTGAGCCTCTTACGGAGCACCAGATACTTGGTATATGTGGGTTGCAACAATCAACACAAGAGGCAGAAGAAGCACTTTCCCAAGGGCTTGATGCACTCAACCAATCTCTTTCAGAGACTATAACATCAGATTCTTTAAGCAATCCTCCTAATATGGCTAACTATATGGGACAAATGGCTCTTGCCATGAACAAGCTCTCCACTCTTGAAAGTTTTGTGAGACAG GCAGATAATCTGAGGCACCAAACAGTTCATCGTCTGCATCAGTTGTTAACAGTTCGTCAAGCTGCAAGATGTTTGGTTGCAATGTCTGAGTACTTTCATCGTCTTCGAGCATTGAGTTCTCTCTGGTTGACCCGTCCTCGCCAAGAATAG